A genomic segment from uncultured Vibrio sp. encodes:
- the dld gene encoding D-lactate dehydrogenase: MKQKQLIEAFKTIVGEENVLTDHVKSKYYRSGFRSGSGTALAVVFPNTLLEQWKIIKQCVEANCIIIMQAAKTGLTEGSAPSGNDYDRDVVVINITKIKNIHLLDGGKQAVCLPGASLHSLEKCLKAVNRAPHSIIGSSSLGATVVGGIANNSGGALVKRGPAYTELAIYAQVDKQGKLHLVNHLGIEGLGDTPEEILTNLQEGNFDPAKAIHDDRMASDKEYDERVRDVTSDIPSRFNADERRLFEASGCAGKLGVFAVRVDSYPVPDKEQVFYLGTNDPAKLTKLRKDFLSNFENLPEMGEYLHRDIFNMAEKYGKDVFLSIDKLGTDRLPKMFALKAKVENFLERVPLVSKYLPDSILYYASKLFPQHLPERMLDYRDKYEHHLILKMSDGGIAEAQQYLKEVWAVESDCDFFECTPDEGKKAFLHRFAAAGAAIRYETIHRQEVEDIVALDIALRRNDEEWLETLPEEVSKNLVQSLYYGHFMCYVFHQDYVFKKGTDTKLMKKLMLEHLNSRGAKYPAEHNVGHLYEAENSLQTFYHQLDPTNTFNPGIGKMDKYKRNCNCCA, translated from the coding sequence ATGAAACAAAAGCAGCTGATAGAAGCATTTAAAACGATAGTCGGTGAAGAAAACGTCCTGACCGATCACGTTAAAAGTAAGTATTACCGCTCAGGTTTTCGCTCTGGTAGTGGTACTGCGCTTGCTGTCGTGTTTCCCAACACCTTATTAGAACAGTGGAAGATCATCAAACAGTGTGTCGAGGCTAACTGCATCATTATCATGCAAGCAGCGAAGACAGGTCTTACAGAAGGTTCAGCTCCAAGCGGCAACGATTATGACCGTGATGTTGTTGTTATTAATATTACCAAGATTAAGAACATTCACTTGCTGGATGGTGGCAAACAGGCAGTTTGTCTACCTGGCGCAAGCTTACACTCACTCGAAAAGTGTTTAAAAGCCGTTAACCGTGCACCGCACTCGATCATCGGTTCTTCCTCGCTGGGTGCAACAGTCGTCGGTGGTATTGCCAATAATTCTGGCGGCGCGTTAGTTAAGCGTGGACCAGCCTACACGGAACTCGCGATTTATGCTCAGGTAGACAAGCAGGGCAAACTGCACCTTGTTAACCACCTTGGTATTGAAGGCTTGGGTGACACTCCGGAAGAAATCCTGACAAACCTGCAGGAAGGTAATTTCGATCCAGCTAAAGCCATTCACGATGACCGCATGGCTTCAGATAAAGAATATGATGAACGTGTTCGCGATGTTACCTCAGATATTCCATCACGATTCAATGCTGATGAGCGCCGCCTATTCGAAGCCAGTGGCTGCGCAGGTAAACTCGGTGTGTTTGCCGTTCGCGTAGACAGTTACCCTGTACCAGACAAGGAGCAGGTTTTTTACCTTGGTACCAATGATCCTGCTAAGTTGACTAAGTTACGCAAAGACTTCTTATCCAATTTTGAAAACCTGCCTGAGATGGGGGAATATCTGCATCGTGATATCTTCAATATGGCAGAAAAATACGGTAAGGACGTGTTTCTTTCCATAGACAAACTGGGGACGGACAGGTTACCTAAAATGTTCGCGCTAAAAGCGAAAGTAGAAAACTTTTTAGAACGTGTACCGCTTGTTAGCAAATATCTTCCAGATTCCATTTTGTATTATGCAAGTAAGCTGTTTCCGCAACACCTACCTGAACGCATGCTGGATTACCGCGATAAATACGAGCACCACCTAATACTGAAAATGAGCGACGGAGGTATTGCAGAAGCACAGCAGTACTTGAAAGAAGTCTGGGCTGTTGAAAGCGATTGTGATTTCTTCGAATGTACGCCAGATGAAGGAAAAAAAGCGTTCTTACACCGTTTTGCGGCAGCTGGTGCAGCGATTCGTTATGAAACGATCCATCGTCAAGAAGTCGAGGATATTGTCGCATTAGATATTGCTCTGCGTCGCAATGACGAAGAATGGTTGGAAACCTTGCCTGAAGAGGTAAGTAAGAACTTGGTTCAGTCGCTCTACTATGGCCACTTTATGTGTTACGTCTTCCATCAGGATTATGTGTTTAAAAAGGGCACGGATACTAAATTGATGAAGAAGCTGATGCTAGAGCACCTCAATAGCCGCGGTGCGAAATACCCAGCAGAACATAATGTCGGACATTTGTATGAAGCTGAGAACTCCTTGCAGACGTTTTATCATCAGTTAGATCCAACCAACACGTTCAACCCAGGTATTGGTAAGATGGATAAATATAAGCGCAACTGTAACTGTTGCGCCTAG
- a CDS encoding AzlD domain-containing protein yields the protein MNIETSFGGTLLIIFAMGIVTLMARWGGVFVMSFVPISERVQRFITAMSGSVLVALLAPLAVEGDNGARMALLSTAVVMFIVKKPLPAIAAGIIAAAAVRAI from the coding sequence ATGAATATAGAAACCAGTTTTGGTGGCACGCTTCTTATCATCTTTGCCATGGGAATTGTGACCCTAATGGCGCGCTGGGGAGGTGTATTTGTAATGTCCTTTGTTCCGATCAGCGAACGAGTGCAACGTTTTATCACGGCCATGTCGGGTTCGGTATTAGTGGCGCTATTAGCCCCTCTTGCCGTTGAAGGTGACAATGGTGCCCGCATGGCACTCCTGTCTACAGCCGTTGTGATGTTTATCGTTAAAAAGCCACTACCCGCTATCGCTGCGGGCATTATCGCCGCTGCAGCAGTACGTGCGATATAG
- a CDS encoding AzlC family ABC transporter permease gives MTENQQRLHTPSSTLHEFTRLDVWGGFTQLLPLSMFVVIFGLAFGVAAVQTGLDAFPTLLMSGLVFAGASQFAALEMWGTEVPLIPVLITVFAINARHLLMGATLYPWLRQLPPAKRYGVMLVASDANWAMAMNAFAKKEPGLGLLVGGGLALWGFWIVGTWLGIYFGGAIKDPVSLGLDMVMGCFLLSMVVVGPKNLRIFAIWGVAAGSSLLAYWYLPENSHVVVGAFAGGILGACWKEKKE, from the coding sequence ATGACAGAAAATCAACAACGTCTCCACACCCCGTCGAGTACACTGCATGAGTTTACTCGTTTAGATGTATGGGGCGGGTTTACACAACTATTACCTCTTTCCATGTTCGTGGTGATATTTGGTCTCGCGTTCGGTGTCGCTGCAGTACAAACTGGCTTAGACGCTTTTCCGACATTGCTAATGAGTGGGCTCGTATTTGCGGGCGCTTCTCAATTTGCGGCGTTGGAAATGTGGGGAACTGAAGTCCCATTGATTCCGGTACTGATCACCGTATTCGCCATTAACGCTCGTCACCTGCTCATGGGAGCAACACTTTATCCTTGGTTACGTCAGTTGCCACCAGCTAAACGTTACGGTGTCATGCTGGTTGCATCGGACGCAAACTGGGCAATGGCAATGAACGCATTTGCGAAGAAAGAACCCGGGCTGGGCTTGCTCGTTGGCGGTGGCTTAGCACTGTGGGGCTTCTGGATTGTCGGTACTTGGTTAGGCATCTACTTTGGAGGCGCGATAAAAGATCCAGTAAGCCTTGGTCTGGATATGGTGATGGGTTGCTTCTTACTGTCTATGGTTGTCGTTGGGCCTAAAAACTTGCGCATATTTGCCATTTGGGGCGTTGCCGCTGGCTCTTCGTTACTCGCTTATTGGTACTTACCTGAGAACAGCCACGTGGTAGTAGGTGCTTTCGCGGGTGGAATACTTGGGGCGTGTTGGAAGGAGAAAAAAGAATGA
- a CDS encoding LysR family transcriptional regulator, protein MRNTDDYIIFYHLVEQGSFSGAAKQMELTKSVVSKRIAKLELELGVQLLYRTTRTITLSEAGQYFFEHAKAVYQAVAAAEESIVGLGRNLSGNIKITVPTISGELILPRVISEFNNKYPEIKIDMELDNRFVDIVNERFDLAIRTGVLPDSSLIARKLVDANWIVCASPQYLARHGIPKQPTELDKHNCLAYSYQETGAREWAFKDGEGVYQVTVDGNLCINNSSVLRNVALLGQGIIYVPRVLVYEDLEQGRLIQLFREETAKCLGIYAVYPYTRQQPEKVKLFIDHLYACFQSQVHRF, encoded by the coding sequence ATGAGAAACACCGACGATTACATCATCTTTTATCATTTGGTTGAACAAGGCTCGTTCAGTGGTGCGGCCAAGCAAATGGAACTGACCAAGTCTGTGGTCAGTAAACGTATTGCTAAACTCGAGCTGGAGCTCGGTGTTCAACTGCTTTATCGTACAACACGAACCATAACTCTGAGTGAAGCTGGGCAATATTTTTTTGAACACGCAAAAGCGGTTTATCAAGCCGTCGCTGCAGCAGAAGAGTCAATTGTCGGCTTAGGTAGGAATCTATCCGGTAACATCAAAATTACCGTTCCTACCATTTCAGGTGAGTTGATTCTGCCTCGAGTTATCTCAGAATTTAATAACAAATACCCCGAGATCAAGATTGATATGGAATTGGACAATCGTTTCGTCGATATTGTCAATGAGCGATTTGATCTCGCAATTCGAACGGGCGTGTTGCCAGACTCCAGCCTGATCGCCAGAAAACTTGTCGATGCGAATTGGATAGTGTGTGCTTCACCTCAATATCTGGCCAGGCACGGTATTCCGAAGCAGCCAACGGAGTTAGACAAACATAACTGTCTTGCCTACTCCTACCAAGAGACCGGAGCACGGGAATGGGCTTTTAAAGATGGTGAAGGGGTCTATCAAGTGACGGTAGATGGCAACCTTTGTATCAATAACTCGTCCGTGCTGAGAAATGTGGCGCTTTTAGGGCAGGGTATCATCTATGTTCCCCGCGTTTTGGTTTATGAAGACTTAGAACAAGGCCGATTGATCCAACTGTTCAGAGAAGAGACTGCGAAGTGTCTTGGCATTTATGCGGTGTACCCTTATACCCGGCAGCAGCCAGAGAAGGTTAAGCTCTTTATTGATCACTTATACGCTTGTTTTCAGAGCCAGGTTCACCGTTTTTAG